CCCCAGTTTCTAACATTACTAAGAACGGCAATTAGGACTAATCTCTCTTAGCCCACAGACATAAGCCTAAAGAATACAATGATGATAGAAGAAGATGATACGTACACAGGAGACGCTTTTAAAGACTAGCACTGTCGCTCTACTTTTGGGCTTGGGCTCGACTCTGACAGAGCTTCTGTATTTGTCAAAATGTAAAACCCCCTGTCGATCCCATTAGGGAGCCAACACCAAATACACGACCAGAAAGTACGTATGATAAAGAATTAACAGAAACTATACAATAGTCATTAGTCAATCACAGTGTTGTGAGTTCAACTGTCGAACTACATTATCATAGAACTGGTtaccttttttataaaatgtaaaacaatatCCTGATTGATCAATTCGCTCAAGCCTTAAGCATACTGTAACGTTTGCCAGATATCAATAGCAAAAAAGTAGTGTGTTGACCTTGACAAAGATGCATACACGTTTGaaaatatctttgtttttatCTTGAGTTGTTAACAAAAAACCCTTTACCGACGATGAAGATGTAAATCCGTAAGAGATTCGCAATTGTAGGTATTTTTGTGCGAGTTAAATTATCTTAAACCTAACATCAGACAATTCTGCGAAGATCTACACGTGATAGTTAACAtacttgtacctacattttatgaGTAACAAACAAAGTTCAAGTTCATGAAcatgtatataatttataactcATATTCGTTTTAAAACCCCCACCAAACAATTATTTAGATGAAATGaggaattttgtaaaaatatagagagacacgaatatcttagcattccatggaatcACCGTGTGAGTGCCGTATCCATCGTGTAGCACAGGAAAAAAATGAGCTGATCCCTGGCCTTGTCGccgatgggtgtagggttaaggacttGACATGTAACTAACACCCCCTTCTCCTCTAGTCTTGTTCTCCCTGCCAAACTAAATTTGTATCCCCTtagttttaatgtaaaaatctAAACTGGTTTGGTTAGACAATTCACTacttttacacgctttatattagctttacttgtaactatgtatgtaagaaaatcttggaatttaaatttgacccacttcccggtcttcgtgtaggatgaaattttgcacacgctttgagttctgatgataatgcatgactagctaagaatcGTCATtgcaaatccaatatggcggcctcccaaAGATGGCAGACGGATGGTTATttaaaatccacccccatgatatggatatcaaatgaaatggtTTCCTgacagaaatacgaaaaaatagtcacgtgacttagtccaatatttgtaatttttagtgctatactactacttttttacttactatttaaagatatttattcacCTTATCCTCAAAATCAACGTTGTATAAAAAAGACCAACCCCCACCGTCCCACTACGATTTCACAGACATACTCAAGGATAGACACACTTAATAAATACTGTAATCTTCTAAAACACTCATATTTCCATTCAtgcatttctaaaaatattttttttattattggcaTGGAAAGGTTTTTGAATTAGTACTACAAATATGTGTGTGAGTGATTTTATTACCAgaaaagcaataaatattttataaactaataAATTCTCTTCTTTAAATTTGGCGTCTTTAATTCTGAATCAGATAACAATTGTTATACAATTGTTTCGAATTTTAGTAACGCCGTGAATTTTATCTCAACTTGAACTTCGTAATCTTTCCATTGTCGTTAATAGTTGCTTCACCTTTCTTATGCACTTCACCATTGTCATCGGTTGAAATGTaggacgactgtgagacgctgtAAAACATCTCGTCGACATTTTGTTTGGCTGGTTCACCCGGTTCATTTGAATCTGTATCCTTGAAACCGGCAATGTTGTACTGATACGGATTAATCTGAAATATTAGACATCTGTAAATTTAGCTCTTATCAACTTTATTCTTTACttcagatattttttaattcaatgaaaAATGGTACTTATTCTTTTCCTCAAAACTTCAATCTACATGTACATAATATTGTGATGACCACTATACATGATTTCACAAAAAAATCATCGAAAAACCCCTACCTTAAAGTACTTATCGATGAAACTAATATACATTCTCACAAAAATTCAGAATAAAGACTGTATGACTAAACCTTAGATGAATTTTGTGtcattctttaataaaaataaataataaaagaaataaaaatagtttatttcagtaacattaatctgtaacaaataataaaaggctagagtcttcttttaagagttgtaaacTCCTGTGACTGTTACCAGTGTTACCAGTGTACCAGTGTAGTGTGACCAga
This DNA window, taken from Bicyclus anynana chromosome 1, ilBicAnyn1.1, whole genome shotgun sequence, encodes the following:
- the LOC112050195 gene encoding uncharacterized protein LOC112050195, which encodes MRALFLISAVFLHISLSYANIYDWNYGFHPYYYLTPPPISPDIVINPYQYNIAGFKDTDSNEPGEPAKQNVDEMFYSVSQSSYISTDDNGEVHKKGEATINDNGKITKFKLR